Proteins from a single region of Denticeps clupeoides unplaced genomic scaffold, fDenClu1.1, whole genome shotgun sequence:
- the LOC114772233 gene encoding cadherin-18-like — protein MSRRRGFSQAEQEVYQLAVEVGDGGEPLLSSTSTLTLRVCPCQRGGRARVCQAQAFLSSAGLSTGALVAILLCIIILLAIVVLFVTLRSKKTKKEPLIISEEDVRENVVTYDDEGGGEEDTEAFDITALRNPSAVGEMKLRRDVLFQAWEAGAAVGASCVSLALADEDINEIIKQRVAVADRDTRGPPYDSLQTYAYEGHGSPTGSISSLDLPAAQSEFDSSDLDEWGPEVHTLARLFRESESKQSQ, from the exons ATGTCTCGGAGGCGGGGCTTCAGTCAGGCGGAGCAGGAGGTGTACCAGCTGGCCGTGGAGGTCGGGGATGGGGGCGAGCCACTGCtcagcagcaccagcaccctTACCCTCAGGGTCTGCCCCTGCCAGAGAGGTGGCCGGGCACGTGTCTGCCAAGCCCAGGCTTTCCTGTCTTCGGCCggcctcagcactggagccctaGTTGCCATCCTGCTATGCATAATCATCCTCCTGG CCATCGTGGTGCTGTTTGTCACTCTCCGGAGCAAGAAGACCAAGAAAGAGCCGCTTATCATTTCGGAAGAGGACGTTCGGGAGAATGTTGTAACATACGACGATGAGGGAGGCGGCGAGGAAGACACAGAGGCCTTTGACATCACAGCACTGAGGAACCCTTCAGCTGTCGGGGAAATGAAGCTCCGGAGAGACGTCTTGTTCCAGGCTTGGGAAGCAGGGGCTGCTGTTGGGGCTAGCTGTGTCTCTTTGGCCCTGGCTGATGAGGATATCAATGAAATAATCAAACAGAGGGTGGCGGTGGCTGACCGGGACACCAGGGGACCCCCATATGACTCCCTGCAGACCTATGCCTACGAGGGCCATGGATCTCCCACCGGATCCATTAGCTCCCTGGATCTCCCTGCCGCCCAATCTGAGTTTGACTCCAGTGACCTGGATGAATGGGGACCGGAGGTTCACACACTGGCCAGACTCTTTCGAGAGTCAGAGTCCAAACAGTCCCAATAA